A DNA window from bacterium contains the following coding sequences:
- a CDS encoding mannose-1-phosphate guanylyltransferase codes for MENFAVILAGGRGERFWPASRYKKPKQLLKMISDRTMLEETMCRVEGFVDKKNVLIVTGEHLKGLIKKEIGPLDDDNFFIEPIGRNTAPAIGFAAAKIAATHGDGIMFVLSSDHLIRPVSTFIEAMQAAKTIAENSDKLMLIGIEPSRPETGYGYIEVGTDLQQVDGFTAYNVESFKEKPNHLIAQEYYLDNKHLWNSGIFVWRAKRILEEIEINLPELFEVISGYMELIGTEDEASFIKSEFERINPISIDYGVLEKSKHVGVLRAKFTWDDVGDYGALERILVKNHDGNVLSGDDIFAHETYESTIISDGEGAVVTFGVSDLVVVREGDVLLVLHKTRIPQMRELLEKIKDEGLERYL; via the coding sequence ATGGAGAATTTTGCTGTTATATTAGCTGGTGGTCGTGGAGAGAGATTCTGGCCGGCAAGTCGTTATAAAAAGCCAAAGCAGCTTTTAAAGATGATTTCCGATAGAACTATGCTAGAAGAAACCATGTGTCGAGTCGAGGGTTTTGTCGATAAGAAGAATGTTCTTATAGTAACCGGGGAACATCTTAAAGGGCTTATAAAGAAGGAAATAGGCCCACTCGATGATGATAATTTTTTTATCGAACCGATTGGTCGTAACACAGCACCGGCGATAGGTTTTGCTGCGGCAAAAATTGCAGCGACACATGGTGATGGTATAATGTTCGTTCTCTCGTCTGATCATCTTATCAGGCCGGTGAGCACATTCATCGAAGCAATGCAAGCTGCTAAAACTATCGCTGAGAATAGCGATAAACTCATGCTAATAGGCATTGAACCATCGCGCCCGGAAACTGGTTATGGATATATCGAGGTTGGAACAGACCTTCAGCAGGTGGATGGCTTTACTGCCTATAATGTGGAGTCTTTTAAAGAGAAACCAAATCATCTGATCGCTCAGGAATACTATCTCGACAACAAGCATCTCTGGAATTCAGGGATTTTTGTTTGGAGGGCAAAAAGGATATTGGAGGAGATAGAGATTAATCTTCCCGAGCTTTTCGAGGTTATATCGGGTTATATGGAGCTCATCGGCACTGAGGATGAAGCTTCTTTTATCAAGAGTGAATTCGAGAGGATCAATCCTATCAGTATCGATTACGGTGTTCTTGAAAAATCCAAGCATGTCGGTGTGCTAAGAGCTAAGTTCACTTGGGACGATGTCGGTGATTACGGCGCTCTCGAGAGAATACTCGTTAAAAACCATGATGGCAATGTCCTTTCCGGTGATGATATATTTGCTCATGAAACCTATGAAAGCACTATAATAAGCGATGGAGAAGGCGCTGTTGTCACATTTGGGGTTAGCGATCTGGTCGTTGTTCGCGAGGGAGATGTTCTTCTCGTGCTTCACAAAACCCGTATTCCTCAGATGCGCGAGTTGCTGGAGAAGATCAAGGATGAAGGATTGGAGAGGTATCTATGA
- a CDS encoding SPOR domain-containing protein: MRSSIIMLLTMLVLVAGCSYLPTAKASSTGKTDTSEVKQLVLQEVEDVPDVVVEPRSEPPKPIEYQSLAEHYLPEERPAEGSQIRGFRVQLFTTKSSASADSFVVKAKKDFEFNVYCVFEPPYYKVRAGDFADQFEASEAESKMKSKGYETFIVRDIIKAGE, translated from the coding sequence ATGAGAAGTTCGATTATCATGTTATTAACAATGCTTGTTCTTGTAGCTGGATGCTCTTATCTTCCGACAGCTAAAGCCAGTTCGACTGGTAAAACGGATACCTCTGAAGTGAAACAGCTTGTTCTTCAGGAGGTCGAAGATGTTCCCGATGTTGTTGTTGAACCTCGAAGTGAACCCCCTAAACCTATAGAATATCAATCCTTGGCTGAACACTACTTGCCTGAAGAGAGGCCAGCCGAAGGCTCGCAAATCCGAGGTTTTCGTGTTCAATTGTTCACGACAAAAAGTAGCGCTTCCGCAGACAGTTTTGTTGTTAAAGCTAAGAAGGATTTCGAGTTCAACGTCTATTGCGTTTTCGAACCTCCATACTACAAGGTTCGCGCGGGCGATTTTGCAGATCAATTTGAAGCCTCTGAGGCCGAGTCCAAGATGAAATCAAAAGGCTACGAGACTTTTATCGTGCGCGATATTATCAAAGCCGGAGAATAA